One region of Quercus lobata isolate SW786 chromosome 2, ValleyOak3.0 Primary Assembly, whole genome shotgun sequence genomic DNA includes:
- the LOC115964168 gene encoding uncharacterized protein At4g02000-like: MGDNILFFNFEDECDLDRVLEHEPWTYDKHLVVFEKVTANVPISSLTFQFTTFWIQIHELPVQCLNQETRDAIGSSLGTPLLMTDTECEGGKGNYLRVRVRIDITKPLNRVRKVWSEGSVIGCAILKYERLLNFCYWCGLVSHDDRDCERWLRSKGSLKKSDQNFGDWMSAEIDLNTKNLHYCTWNKT, from the coding sequence ATGGGCGACAACATCCTGTTCTTTAACTTTGAAGACGAATGTGATCTAGACAGGGTACTGGAACATGAACCTTGGACATATGACAAACACCTTGTGGTCTTTGAGAAAGTGACTGCAAACGTGCCCATATCATCACTCACCTTCCAGTTTACAACATTCTGGATCCAAATCCATGAACTACCAGTTCAATGCCTCAACCAAGAAACACGGGATGCCATTGGAAGCTCTTTGGGCACACCATTACTCATGACTGATACAGAATGTGAAGGAGGTAAGGGAAACTATTTACGAGTTCGAGTTCGCATTGATATTACTAAACCTTTGAACAGGGTCCGCAAGGTATGGTCCGAAGGGTCCGTCATTGGGTGCGCAATTTTGAAGTACGAGCGTCTCCTAAACTTTTGTTACTGGTGCGGCTTGGTCTCCCATGATGATAGAGATTGTGAACGCTGGTTGAGAAGCAAAGGTTCACTGAAAAAGTCAGACCAGAATTTTGGGGATTGGATGAGTGCAGAGATAGACCTTAATACCAAAAACCTCCATTACTGTACCTGGAACAAGACCTAA